One Xylanivirga thermophila DNA window includes the following coding sequences:
- a CDS encoding family 43 glycosylhydrolase yields the protein MNKQAFNPYLPSWEYIPDGEPYVFGDRVYVYGSHDQFRGHAYCLNDYVCWSAPIDDLGNWRYEGVIYPKISDPLNKAGNMCLYAPDVTVGPDGRYYLYYVLDKVSIVSVAVCDEPAGRYEFYGYVHYADGTRLGEREGDEPQFDPAVLTEGDRTYLYTGFCRAGDKTRSGAMATVLDLDMLTIVEEPVVVVPSEPYSEGTTFVGHEFFEAPSIRKRGDTYYFVYSSIAMHELCYATSKYPNKDFIYGGVVISNCDMHIDSYKPAEKPMYYGWNNHGSIVELNGEWYVFYHRHTNGIPFSRQGCVEPIQFRKDGSIIQSEMTSCGLNGGPLIGKGEYPAYIACNLFCKHESMYTASEGAWMDSRFPKITQDGRDGDEETGYILNMRDSATAGFKYFDCHGIKKVSIKVRGYCMGAFEIKTSWNGEPLGSIPVGFSNIWEEYTADIAMPNGVHALYFTYKGEGSVALKSFTLI from the coding sequence ATGAACAAACAGGCTTTTAATCCATATCTTCCATCATGGGAGTACATTCCTGATGGGGAACCCTATGTATTTGGAGATAGGGTGTATGTATATGGTTCCCATGATCAATTTAGGGGACATGCTTATTGTTTGAATGATTATGTTTGTTGGTCAGCACCTATAGATGATTTGGGTAATTGGAGATATGAGGGAGTTATTTATCCAAAGATATCCGATCCACTGAATAAGGCTGGCAATATGTGTCTGTATGCTCCTGATGTTACGGTGGGACCGGATGGACGTTACTATCTATATTATGTTTTAGATAAAGTCAGTATTGTATCTGTTGCGGTATGTGATGAACCTGCAGGAAGATATGAATTTTATGGATATGTGCACTATGCAGATGGAACGCGATTGGGAGAGAGAGAAGGCGATGAGCCACAGTTTGATCCGGCTGTACTTACTGAAGGTGATAGAACCTATTTATATACTGGATTTTGCAGGGCTGGGGATAAAACTAGAAGTGGAGCAATGGCTACTGTATTGGATCTTGATATGCTTACTATAGTGGAAGAACCGGTGGTTGTTGTACCAAGTGAGCCGTATAGTGAAGGAACTACTTTTGTAGGGCATGAGTTTTTTGAAGCACCATCTATCAGAAAAAGGGGAGATACTTATTACTTTGTTTATTCATCCATTGCAATGCATGAGCTATGTTACGCAACTAGTAAATATCCTAATAAGGATTTCATTTATGGTGGAGTGGTAATCAGCAATTGTGATATGCATATTGATTCTTACAAACCGGCTGAAAAACCTATGTATTATGGTTGGAATAATCATGGAAGCATTGTAGAGCTCAATGGAGAATGGTATGTCTTTTATCATCGACATACGAATGGGATACCCTTTAGTAGACAAGGATGCGTAGAGCCAATCCAGTTTAGAAAAGATGGCTCCATAATACAGTCTGAGATGACATCTTGTGGACTAAATGGTGGACCATTGATTGGAAAAGGTGAATATCCCGCATATATAGCTTGTAATCTTTTTTGCAAACACGAATCCATGTATACAGCTTCCGAAGGCGCATGGATGGATTCTAGGTTCCCGAAAATCACACAGGATGGAAGAGATGGTGATGAAGAAACTGGTTATATACTTAATATGCGTGATTCTGCAACTGCTGGATTTAAATATTTTGACTGCCATGGAATAAAAAAAGTGTCAATAAAAGTACGTGGATACTGCATGGGAGCATTTGAGATAAAAACTTCATGGAATGGTGAACCACTTGGAAGTATTCCAGTAGGATTCTCTAATATATGGGAAGAATATACAGCAGATATCGCTATGCCCAATGGTGTTCATGCTCTTTATTTCACTTACAAGGGAGAAGGCAGTGTAGCATTAAAATCCTTTACACTTATTTAG